DNA sequence from the Bradyrhizobium diazoefficiens genome:
GCATGTTCCAGATCGAGAGTTCGGCCGTGCCTCGGGCGAGGCCTTGGTGCAGTTTCACTGCCATCATCATGCGGTTCTCGAGCCGGAGGCGGAGCAGCACGTTCTTGATCAACTCAAGCTCAACTACGAGATCATGAAATCCGGCTGTTGCGGGATGGCCGGGGCGTTCGGGTTCGAGCGCGACAAATATGACGTGTCCATCACGGCGGCCGAACGCGCCATGTTGCCCCTGATCCGGGAGGCCGCCTCCAATGCGATTATTCTGGCCGATGGATTCAGCTGCCGCGAGCAGATCGAGCAGTGCACCGGCCGGAGGACCCGGCACATCGCCGAGTTGCTTTCCGATGTGGTCGCGCCAAAGGAACGACATGCGAGTTCGTAAATCCGACAAGACCCGCAAGGGACGACCCGCAGTATCGAGACAAGCGGAATCTGCGCGACATTCAAATGAGAGCTCGACGGAGCAGCCATCGTCAGGCGAAACCCCGCCCAGTCACGAAGTGCATGAAGGCAAGCTGATCGATAAGCCGGCCAAGGAGAACGGCAGGTAATTTTACCCGAAAGTCGGGAGCAGAGCCGGCTTGCCGGGCATCGCGAACCGGTCAGGGCGCTCCAGTGGACGACAGTAGCGTACTGAAAGCGAATTTGTCTTCAAGTCTAGGTTGATGGCATCGGCAGTGTAGCGAAGCCCGTCCGCAGCATGGCGCAAGACAGCTCGAGCTCGCAGATTGTTCGGCGCAATGCTCTGCGCGCGCCGTCTTGTCCCGAGCACAAGAGCTAAACTGCTCGAGAGTGCCGCCATCGAATGCTCCCGGGTGCTGACGGGAGCGGCGCCCCGCTCCCGTCGATCTGCGCTCATTTCGAGTTGATCGCGATACGCTTCACCTTGGATTCAGCTTGCGGCAGCTTTGGCATGGTGACCGTCAGTACGCCGTTCTTGAACGCGGCAGAGATCTTGTCCTGATCCACGTCTTCGATCGGGATGCGCCGTTCAAACCTGCCATAGTAGCGCTCGCTGAACTTGCGATCCTTGTCTTCCGTCTCGGTCTTCTTCTCTCCCTTGATCGAGAGAGCGCCGTTGGCGAGTTCGACCTGGACGTCTTTCTCCTCAAGTCCCGGCAATTCCGCCGTGACCTTTACGTCCTTGTCGGTCTCATTAACCTCGATACTCGGCCACCTCGCCGACTGCTCGAAGAGGCTACCGCTGGCGGGGGCGAGATCGAAACCTCGGAAAGCGTCATCGAACAGGCGATTCATCTCCCGATGGAGTGTCAGGAACGGATTGTAATCTTCGCTGCGGCTCGTGCTCAGATCACGATCACGGCCCCAGGGGATAAGATTGGTCCTAGCCATTGTTGTCTCCTTTTTAAGAGGGCTCCTTTTCAAGAGGGCGTCCGCGGCCGCTGGCACCCGGTCCTTCACGATTGCTCGTGCGTACAGCCATGGAATTAGAAACAGCACGCGTTGATTCAAGGGCTACTCCAATGGGTACGAACGGCAATACCCGCCCAGCTCCGCTCGACGCATGTGCGCCGGAGCACGACGAACGGTTCTGGACGAACTGTGTGTTGGGAGAACATAGTGACGACCATCCGCAGTTGGCGGGATGGAACTCCCGAACGGCAATAGCGGTTCTCGCATCCGAGCAGGCGAGAAATCGGTCGGCCTTCGGGCCGCAACTTTCAGGGCCTCAAGAAGCGTTCGCCCTCGTGCGTTCGCGGGAAATGCGTCGGCGCTGTCGGCGTTCGATCCGACCGGGGCGCGCCAGCAACGTAACCGCTGGCGCGGCCGCGGGTCCGGAGCACTCGGGTTGAGCGTTTTGGGTCGCCGACTCCGAATGCTCGGGACGCGCTTCCATGAATTCCAATACGGCGCGGCCCTTTTCGGTTATGCGCCAACCGCCGTTCATGCGTACGATCAGGCCCTGCGAGAAAATGTCGAGTTCGGGCACACGCGAAGCCAGCCGTCGGGTGCGCTCGGCCCAGTCTCGCCCGCTGGTCGCCAGAATCGCCATGTCGCGCTTGAGATCCGCCATCACGGCGACCCCACCCGGATAGCTCACCAGGATCTTGAGCACGGTGACCTGGAAGTTCACCCGGTCCTCCTCGCGATCACCGCCACATCGTCGGCGCCTCCGAGAGCGCTTCGCGGCCGACCTCCCGGAGGCTGTCAAGAGACGTTTCGCCTCTGGTAGCGGCTTCCAGGATTTTCGAGGCCACGTGGGTACGAGCACTGGTCTCGTGACGGGACACAGTTTCGCAGACCTCGTCGAGCACCGCGCGCAAAAGCGCGGTGGTAGCGGTATCGAACATGGGAGACCCCCAAGCGGAAAAACACATTCTAGAGCAGGTTCTTCGCCCTGAGATTTAACTGTGTTAATCGGTCGAGGAATCTTGGCGGCGGCTCTGGCCTCGGCCGCCCATGATGCGGGTTCGAGTTTTGCTACTGTTCACCAGGCTTCCTTGACTTGCGCGCCAAGTTTGATCGCAGCGGTGTTCAGCTTCAGGCTACTGCCTCCAGAGTCGAATTCACGCCGGCGCCTGCCTTTGGCGGGTGAGATTTGCGCGACGCAACAATTGGATGACCTCACCGTCGGAGGTCTGTCTGAAATCCCGATAGTGCATGCCGACTGCAAAGAACGGATCGGGAGTGATCAGGCAAATGATCTCGTCGGCATCCGCACTCAGGCTGGCAATTGAGTCACCGGGCGCGACCGGAATTGCAAGCACCAAACGAGCGGCTTTCGCGCTCGAAACGGCCTTGAGCACGGCCTTCATGGTGCCGCCGGTCGCAATGCCGTCGTCGACCACGATGACGGTGCGGCCGGTTACCTCGAGGGGGGCTTCGCCGCCGCGGTAGATGCGACGGCGACGCTCGATCTCGGCGAGTTGCCGCGACGTCTCGCCTTCCAGATAGCCGCTTGGCGGCTGAACCGCGCGAACGATTTCTTCGTTCATGACGACCTGCGGATGCGCGCCGTCCACGACGGCACCGAGTCCGAGCTCCTCGTGTCCGGGCGCCCCGATCTTGCGAACAAGGACTACATCAAGGGGTGCGTTCAGCGCCTGTGCGACTTCGAACGCGACGGGCACGCCGCCACGTGGCAGCGCGAGCACGATCGGGTTCAGGTCCTTGAACTTCGACAGAGCTGGGACGAGCCTGCGTCCGGCTTCATGTCGGTCGGCGAAAACCGTGGAGCCGGGGTCCCGTAGCGGCGAGGAGAGGAATCGTTGAAACCATCGCTTCGCGTGTTGCACGACCTGCTCAAGCGTACCGGGTTCTTCGAAGAGGTGCGTCGCTCCGGGAACGATAACGAATTCCTTCTCGCAAGCCAGCTGCGCAAGCGCCGAGCGGTTGAGCGGGATGACCGCGAGATCGGCTCCGCCGACGATCAAGAGCGTCGGGGCGTTGACGGCGCGCAGTGCGTCTGCGGCAAGCTCTGGTCGGCCGCCTCGCGACACCACGGCGGCGACATCCTGCCGCTTGGCCGCAGAAACCAGTGCAACTGCGGCACCGGTGCTCGCGCCGAAGTAACCGATCGGAAGCGTATCGAGCTCTCGCCTGTCGCGGGTCCAGTCGGCTGCTTCGGAGAGCCGTGACGCCAAAAGCGGAATGTCGAAGACATTGCGGCGGTCGCGTTCCTCTTTCGGGCTCAGAAGATCGAGCAATAACGTCGCAAAACCAGCCTCGCGCAGGCCGGCGGCCACCTCGTTGTTGCGCGGGCTCAGGCGGCCGCTACCGCTTCCATGGGCGAAGATCACGATCCCGGCAGCGCCTTCCGGGATGCCCAGAATCCCTGCTAGGCCGTGTGGTCCGATGGAGACTTCGCTGAGCTGCTCTGGTGCGCTTCTCATCGATCAGAACCCGAATGGATAGGTCTCGGCGGCGCCGTGGGAGCCCCTCGTCGCAAGCGGGGTCACGGCCCGCGTTTCCTCGAACCAGACGAATGCGTCGAACTGTTCGGCCAGCACCGCCTCGAAATAGTGGCTGAGAAATTCCGTCTCCGGGCGGTATACGACCCCAATGGCCCGTTCAAGCCGCGAAGCGGCTAGGGCGTCACGCACAGCGCTGCGGCCGGGTGTCCGCCAGTC
Encoded proteins:
- a CDS encoding Hsp20/alpha crystallin family protein, encoding MARTNLIPWGRDRDLSTSRSEDYNPFLTLHREMNRLFDDAFRGFDLAPASGSLFEQSARWPSIEVNETDKDVKVTAELPGLEEKDVQVELANGALSIKGEKKTETEDKDRKFSERYYGRFERRIPIEDVDQDKISAAFKNGVLTVTMPKLPQAESKVKRIAINSK
- a CDS encoding phosphoribosyltransferase family protein, yielding MRSAPEQLSEVSIGPHGLAGILGIPEGAAGIVIFAHGSGSGRLSPRNNEVAAGLREAGFATLLLDLLSPKEERDRRNVFDIPLLASRLSEAADWTRDRRELDTLPIGYFGASTGAAVALVSAAKRQDVAAVVSRGGRPELAADALRAVNAPTLLIVGGADLAVIPLNRSALAQLACEKEFVIVPGATHLFEEPGTLEQVVQHAKRWFQRFLSSPLRDPGSTVFADRHEAGRRLVPALSKFKDLNPIVLALPRGGVPVAFEVAQALNAPLDVVLVRKIGAPGHEELGLGAVVDGAHPQVVMNEEIVRAVQPPSGYLEGETSRQLAEIERRRRIYRGGEAPLEVTGRTVIVVDDGIATGGTMKAVLKAVSSAKAARLVLAIPVAPGDSIASLSADADEIICLITPDPFFAVGMHYRDFRQTSDGEVIQLLRRANLTRQRQAPA